A genomic region of bacterium contains the following coding sequences:
- a CDS encoding VWA domain-containing protein: MKFANPEFFYLLFIIPLLILNYIKRRKGANIKFSDLQVLKEIPTSKSLKYKHCAFILRLLYLILIIISVARPQLCRTEGEILTEGVDIILALDISGSMQAEDFKPQNRIKSAKQVIREFVKGRKNDRLGLVVFASQSFTQCPLTLDYGTLLSLLNQVNIGMIEDGTAIGMALVNCVNRLKDSQAKSKIVILLTDGVNNCGKIDPITSARIAQAMNVRIYTIGVGKKGGAPIPVNHPIFGKIYARNPDGSLLLTKVDEDTLKTIANITDGKFFRATNEHKLSQIYEDIGKMEKTKIKVKEYMKYKEIFGYFLLPAILLLLAEIILANTRFRRIP; the protein is encoded by the coding sequence ATGAAATTTGCTAATCCTGAGTTTTTCTACTTACTTTTTATCATCCCATTACTGATTTTGAATTATATCAAGAGAAGAAAAGGAGCAAACATAAAGTTTTCTGACCTGCAAGTTTTAAAAGAGATTCCCACATCTAAATCTTTGAAATATAAACATTGTGCGTTCATTCTCCGATTATTGTATCTTATTTTAATCATTATCTCTGTTGCCAGACCACAACTATGTAGAACTGAAGGAGAGATTTTAACTGAAGGGGTGGATATTATTTTAGCCCTGGATATCTCCGGGAGTATGCAAGCAGAAGATTTTAAACCTCAAAATAGAATCAAGTCAGCCAAGCAAGTCATCCGTGAATTTGTTAAAGGGAGAAAAAACGATAGATTAGGACTGGTAGTTTTTGCCTCGCAAAGTTTTACTCAATGTCCATTAACCCTGGATTATGGAACATTATTGAGCCTATTAAATCAGGTCAATATTGGAATGATTGAAGATGGCACAGCCATTGGAATGGCGTTAGTTAATTGTGTCAATAGATTAAAAGATTCACAGGCGAAAAGTAAAATCGTAATCCTTCTTACTGATGGAGTAAATAATTGTGGTAAAATTGACCCAATAACCTCAGCCCGTATCGCCCAGGCAATGAATGTAAGGATTTATACCATTGGTGTCGGCAAGAAAGGTGGTGCACCAATACCTGTTAACCACCCCATATTTGGTAAAATATACGCCCGTAATCCTGATGGTAGCCTGTTACTGACCAAAGTTGATGAAGATACACTTAAAACCATCGCAAATATTACTGATGGCAAATTTTTCCGCGCAACTAATGAACATAAATTAAGTCAAATATACGAAGATATTGGTAAAATGGAAAAGACAAAAATAAAGGTTAAGGAGTATATGAAATATAAAGAGATATTTGGATATTTTCTTCTCCCGGCGATATTACTTTTATTAGCCGAGATAATTCTGGCAAATACACGGTTTAGACGGATACCGTAA
- the tadA gene encoding tRNA adenosine(34) deaminase TadA encodes MTKDKRQIDDIYFMRQALVEAEKAYKLGEIPVGTVIVLDEKIIARGHNQIVKLKDPTAHAEILAIKKAAVYLKNERLINTSMYVTIEPCAMCAGALILSRVKNLVYGADDLKTGACGSIINIAQHSSLNHQLNVKKGILEQECRELIQRFFKEKR; translated from the coding sequence ATGACAAAGGACAAAAGGCAGATAGATGATATTTACTTTATGCGGCAGGCTTTAGTCGAGGCAGAAAAGGCTTATAAACTCGGAGAGATACCAGTCGGAACTGTAATTGTTTTAGATGAAAAGATTATTGCTCGCGGTCATAATCAAATAGTCAAACTTAAAGACCCAACCGCTCATGCAGAAATATTAGCAATTAAAAAAGCCGCTGTCTATTTAAAAAATGAACGATTAATTAATACGAGTATGTATGTTACTATTGAACCCTGTGCTATGTGTGCTGGGGCATTAATTCTATCCAGGGTTAAAAATTTAGTCTATGGTGCCGATGACCTGAAAACAGGTGCCTGTGGCTCAATAATAAATATTGCCCAACATTCATCTCTGAATCATCAACTAAATGTCAAAAAAGGTATTTTAGAACAAGAATGTCGTGAACTAATCCAGAGGTTTTTTAAAGAAAAAAGGTAA